In a genomic window of Myxococcota bacterium:
- a CDS encoding DUF4105 domain-containing protein, translating into MGIGFLVAVPLLLGLIAWASAALWIDGPSSRLPGRLMALVYAATALALLLWVRPLIYGVAGAALLSGGVYFWWTTLRPRSDRNWEAPLSRTPRARLQGDEITVENVRCFEYRTPEDFDERWETRHYRWSQLQGMDLFLSYWGPRWIAHMIASWRFENAPPLAISIEVRKQAHEEYSAIESFFRRFELHYVAADERDLVRLRTHGRGEDVYLYPLKIEHETAKGLLLEYLTELNELADAPRWYNAATRNCTTASWDHVRAVTPGDPWNWRILLNGHLDELGYERGLIHTGLPFETLRERSAITARAQALPDDADFSRAIREGLPGEAPDPIPPTPP; encoded by the coding sequence GTGGGAATCGGGTTCCTCGTCGCCGTGCCCTTGCTGCTCGGTTTGATCGCCTGGGCGAGCGCCGCCTTGTGGATCGACGGCCCTTCCTCTCGCCTCCCCGGGCGCTTGATGGCCCTCGTCTACGCGGCGACCGCCCTCGCGCTGCTCCTCTGGGTGCGGCCGCTGATCTACGGCGTGGCCGGCGCCGCGCTGCTCAGCGGCGGCGTCTATTTCTGGTGGACGACTCTGCGTCCGCGCAGCGACCGCAACTGGGAGGCGCCTCTCTCGCGCACACCCCGCGCGCGCCTGCAGGGCGACGAGATCACCGTCGAGAACGTGCGCTGTTTCGAGTACCGCACGCCCGAGGACTTCGACGAGCGTTGGGAGACCCGCCACTACCGCTGGTCCCAGCTCCAGGGCATGGACCTCTTCCTCTCCTACTGGGGTCCGCGTTGGATCGCGCACATGATCGCGAGCTGGCGTTTCGAGAACGCGCCGCCCCTCGCCATCTCGATCGAGGTGCGCAAACAGGCGCACGAGGAGTACTCGGCGATCGAGAGCTTCTTCCGCCGCTTCGAACTGCACTACGTCGCTGCCGACGAACGCGATCTCGTGCGTCTGCGCACCCACGGTCGCGGCGAGGACGTGTACCTCTACCCGCTGAAGATCGAACACGAAACCGCGAAGGGGCTCCTGCTCGAGTACCTGACCGAGTTGAACGAGCTCGCCGACGCGCCGCGCTGGTACAATGCGGCCACGCGCAACTGCACCACGGCGAGTTGGGACCACGTACGTGCCGTCACGCCTGGGGATCCGTGGAACTGGCGGATCCTGTTGAACGGGCACCTCGACGAACTCGGTTACGAGCGCGGCTTGATCCACACCGGGTTGCCCTTCGAAACGCTCCGAGAGCGGAGCGCCATCACCGCCAGGGCCCAGGCGCTGCCCGACGACGCCGACTTCTCGCGGGCAATCCGGGAAGGCTTGCCCGGTGAAGCTCCCGACCCCATCCCGCCGACGCCGCCCTAG
- a CDS encoding acyl-CoA dehydrogenase family protein — translation MDFSLSEEQQAIGELARQILQDQSTNERQREVEHSDGPRFDAKLWDAVAEAGLLGIAVPEAHGGAGLGFLELSAILEQMGRFTAPIPFYETVVLGALPLAQFGTDTQCQAWLPKLAQGQVKLTAALVADAPTTAARQGDGFTLNGKKLCVPAAAIADLVLVPAEVDGRTTVFLVETQAAGVSLDPLDTTTGSPESVLTLAGVRVGEDAVLGGIGAGDDVIAWLEERATAALCLQSLGLCQASLELTSDYVKTRKQFDQPIAMFQAVGHRAADAYIDTEGIRLTTWQAAWRISAGLDAAKQVAVAKFWCAEGAKRVVHAAAHLHGGVGVDREYPLHRYFLWARQIELTLGGGTPQLRKLGRLLAAEVA, via the coding sequence ATGGACTTCTCTCTTTCCGAAGAACAGCAGGCGATCGGCGAACTCGCCCGTCAGATCCTGCAGGACCAGTCGACGAACGAGCGGCAGCGCGAAGTCGAGCACAGCGATGGCCCGCGCTTCGACGCGAAGCTCTGGGACGCCGTCGCCGAGGCCGGGCTGCTGGGCATTGCCGTTCCCGAGGCCCATGGCGGCGCGGGGCTCGGCTTCCTGGAGCTGTCCGCGATCCTCGAGCAGATGGGGCGCTTCACCGCGCCCATTCCGTTCTACGAGACGGTGGTGCTCGGCGCCCTGCCGCTGGCCCAGTTCGGCACCGACACCCAGTGCCAGGCCTGGCTGCCGAAGCTGGCCCAGGGCCAGGTGAAGCTGACCGCGGCGCTCGTGGCCGATGCGCCGACCACGGCGGCGCGTCAGGGCGACGGATTCACGCTGAACGGGAAGAAGCTGTGCGTCCCGGCGGCCGCGATCGCCGACCTCGTGCTGGTTCCCGCCGAGGTCGACGGTCGTACGACCGTGTTCCTGGTGGAGACCCAGGCCGCGGGCGTTTCGCTCGACCCGCTCGACACCACCACCGGTTCGCCCGAGTCGGTGCTCACCCTCGCGGGCGTGCGCGTTGGTGAGGACGCCGTGCTCGGCGGCATCGGTGCCGGCGACGACGTGATCGCCTGGCTCGAAGAGCGGGCCACGGCGGCGCTCTGTCTCCAGTCGCTCGGACTCTGTCAGGCCTCGCTCGAACTCACCTCGGACTACGTGAAGACCCGCAAGCAGTTCGACCAGCCCATCGCGATGTTCCAAGCGGTGGGACACCGTGCCGCCGACGCCTACATCGACACCGAGGGGATCCGGCTGACCACCTGGCAGGCGGCCTGGCGGATCTCGGCGGGTCTCGACGCCGCGAAGCAGGTGGCGGTGGCGAAGTTCTGGTGCGCCGAGGGGGCGAAGCGGGTCGTCCACGCGGCGGCCCACCTCCACGGTGGAGTCGGGGTCGACCGCGAGTACCCGCTGCACCGCTATTTCCTGTGGGCCCGTCAGATCGAGCTCACCCTCGGCGGCGGGACGCCCCAGCTCCGCAAGCTCGGGCGGCTGCTCGCGGCCGAGGTCGCCTAG
- a CDS encoding carboxyl transferase domain-containing protein, with protein sequence MSWEPEVEELERRRAAALEGGGAEATEKQHARGRLTVRERIDALVDADSFREQGGIAGISETDDDGRLVRFTPTNAVMGHARIEDRPVVVCGDDFTLRGGAYSPAGMQKAEYADRLATKLRIPSVRLLEAGGASVSGVTGTKGRSGYDFVAGATSNLALLEARASVPLVAAALGPVAGYPAGRLVASHFSVMTKDTSQVLVGGPALVAQAIGEDATKEDLGSAKVQGRNGVVDNVAVDEADVWRQIRAFLSYLPSNVWEGPPVRPCDDPRDRAEEKLLTWVPRESRRAYKMRRVFQAVVDRDSFFELSPGYGRSQITGLARVAGHPVGVMANDPVVHGGSMTAEGAQKLRRFVELCDSFHLPIVSFMDEPGFMIGTEAERAATIRYGMETMFAVNQTIVPWLTIVVRKSFGVAAGLHLGPGGTVVAWPSAQSGSMPVESGVALAHGREIAASDDPEALRSRLEAEYADAQSMLPRAEEFGVHDLIDPRETRALLCDWIDQIQPVLVQQRGPRRYAPRP encoded by the coding sequence ATGAGTTGGGAGCCCGAAGTCGAGGAACTGGAACGGCGCCGAGCGGCCGCCCTGGAAGGGGGCGGCGCCGAAGCGACCGAGAAGCAGCACGCACGCGGGCGATTGACCGTCCGCGAGCGGATCGACGCGCTGGTCGACGCCGACAGCTTTCGCGAACAGGGCGGGATCGCGGGGATCTCGGAAACCGACGACGACGGCCGGCTGGTCCGCTTCACACCCACCAACGCCGTGATGGGACACGCGCGCATCGAGGACCGCCCCGTGGTCGTCTGCGGCGACGACTTCACCCTGCGCGGGGGCGCGTACTCGCCCGCCGGCATGCAGAAGGCCGAGTACGCCGACCGGCTCGCCACGAAGCTGCGGATCCCGAGCGTGCGCCTGCTCGAGGCGGGAGGGGCTTCGGTGTCCGGCGTGACCGGCACGAAGGGCCGCTCGGGTTACGACTTCGTCGCCGGCGCCACCTCGAATCTCGCGCTCCTGGAAGCGCGCGCCAGCGTTCCGCTCGTCGCCGCGGCGCTGGGCCCGGTTGCCGGCTATCCCGCCGGGCGCCTGGTCGCGTCGCACTTCTCGGTGATGACGAAGGACACCTCGCAGGTGCTCGTCGGCGGTCCGGCGCTGGTGGCCCAGGCGATCGGGGAGGACGCCACCAAGGAAGACCTGGGCAGCGCGAAGGTCCAGGGGCGCAACGGTGTCGTCGACAACGTCGCCGTCGACGAAGCCGACGTTTGGCGCCAGATCCGGGCCTTCCTCTCCTATCTGCCGTCGAACGTCTGGGAAGGTCCGCCGGTGCGCCCCTGCGACGACCCCCGCGATCGCGCCGAAGAGAAGCTGCTGACCTGGGTGCCCCGCGAGAGCCGGCGCGCCTACAAGATGCGGCGCGTCTTCCAGGCGGTCGTCGACCGCGACTCCTTCTTCGAGTTGTCTCCCGGCTACGGGCGCTCCCAGATCACGGGCCTCGCGCGGGTGGCCGGCCATCCGGTGGGCGTCATGGCGAACGACCCCGTGGTGCACGGCGGCAGCATGACGGCCGAGGGCGCGCAGAAGCTGCGGCGCTTCGTCGAGCTCTGCGACTCCTTCCACCTGCCGATCGTGTCCTTCATGGATGAGCCGGGCTTCATGATCGGCACCGAAGCCGAACGCGCCGCCACGATTCGCTACGGCATGGAGACGATGTTCGCCGTGAACCAGACGATCGTGCCCTGGCTGACGATCGTCGTGCGCAAGAGCTTTGGCGTAGCCGCCGGGCTGCACCTCGGGCCGGGCGGAACCGTCGTGGCCTGGCCGTCGGCCCAGAGCGGTTCGATGCCCGTCGAGAGCGGCGTCGCGCTGGCCCATGGACGCGAGATTGCGGCCTCGGACGATCCCGAAGCCCTACGCAGCCGGCTCGAGGCCGAGTATGCCGACGCCCAGTCGATGCTGCCGCGCGCCGAGGAGTTTGGCGTGCACGATCTGATCGATCCGCGCGAAACGCGCGCACTGCTCTGCGACTGGATCGATCAGATCCAACCGGTGCTCGTGCAGCAGCGTGGGCCGCGCCGCTACGCGCCCCGGCCCTGA
- a CDS encoding acyl-CoA dehydrogenase family protein, producing MYIGYTEEQEALRKELRAYYEKLLTPEIRDQLHKEHGCGPVHREVVREMAKDGWLGIGWPKEYGGQGRSQIEQFIFFDESMRCTAPVPMLTINTVGPTIAAHGTEEQKDFYLPKILAGEISFCIGYSEPGAGTDLAALTTRAERDGDEYVINGQKLWTSLAGDADYCWLAVRTDPDAAKHAGLSIIIVDMKNTPGIRIDPLDLIGDHDINAVFFDDVRVPAKNIIAGENKGWKLITGQLNHERVTICSSGILERAFEETRAWASQAELAEGGKVIDQEWVQINLARVYAGLEFLRLINWKVAWTASLDTLSPADASTTKVFGTEWYLESLRLLMEITGQRGYLRRGCPEAPALGQLETLYRGLLILTFGGGTNEIQRDLIGLFGLGLPRIPRH from the coding sequence ATGTACATCGGATACACCGAAGAACAAGAAGCGCTCCGCAAGGAGCTCCGTGCGTACTACGAGAAGCTCCTCACGCCCGAGATCCGCGACCAGCTCCACAAGGAGCATGGTTGTGGCCCCGTGCACCGAGAGGTCGTCCGTGAGATGGCCAAGGACGGTTGGCTCGGGATCGGCTGGCCGAAGGAGTACGGCGGACAGGGACGCTCCCAGATCGAGCAGTTCATCTTCTTCGACGAGTCGATGCGCTGCACCGCTCCGGTACCGATGCTGACGATCAACACGGTCGGACCGACGATCGCAGCCCACGGCACCGAGGAGCAGAAGGACTTCTATCTCCCGAAGATCCTCGCGGGCGAGATCAGCTTCTGCATCGGCTACAGCGAGCCCGGCGCGGGCACGGACCTGGCTGCGCTGACCACGCGTGCCGAGCGCGACGGCGACGAGTACGTGATCAACGGGCAGAAGCTTTGGACCAGTCTCGCCGGTGACGCCGACTACTGCTGGCTCGCGGTGCGCACCGACCCGGACGCGGCGAAGCATGCGGGCCTGTCGATCATCATCGTCGACATGAAGAACACGCCGGGCATCCGCATCGACCCGCTCGACCTGATCGGAGACCACGACATCAACGCCGTGTTCTTCGACGATGTGCGCGTCCCCGCGAAGAACATCATCGCCGGCGAGAACAAGGGCTGGAAGCTGATCACGGGTCAGCTGAACCACGAGCGCGTCACGATCTGCTCGTCCGGCATTCTCGAGCGCGCCTTCGAGGAGACTCGCGCCTGGGCCAGCCAGGCCGAGCTCGCCGAGGGCGGCAAGGTGATCGACCAGGAGTGGGTGCAGATCAACCTCGCCCGCGTCTACGCGGGGCTCGAGTTCCTGCGCCTGATCAACTGGAAGGTGGCGTGGACGGCATCGCTGGACACGTTGTCCCCCGCGGACGCCTCGACCACGAAGGTGTTCGGCACCGAGTGGTACCTCGAGAGCCTGCGTCTCCTGATGGAGATCACCGGTCAGCGCGGCTACCTCCGGCGCGGCTGCCCCGAAGCACCCGCCCTCGGTCAGCTCGAAACCCTCTACCGCGGCCTCCTGATCCTCACCTTCGGCGGCGGCACCAACGAGATCCAGCGCGACCTGATCGGCCTGTTCGGGCTCGGTCTGCCGCGCATTCCCCGCCACTAG
- a CDS encoding sulfotransferase, translated as MSAPDVTFRDAGLQPRVLRAWNRVGARLRRMGWDLPRLTPESIVGAARSQARLDDFGDDGWREPLDVLCDSIEREAQLSSFGRIALRGLLVGSLASRLRLIDWAKHHPEVREERIERPWVVVGLPRTGTTLLSLLLGLDPEMRPLLQWEASEPVPPPDLATHAEDPRIAESAKRFGQLENLNPAVRAMHPFGATLATECVTLFNFELRSLALETQAHMPSYGRWLEGASMAGAYDLHKLALQVLQSRYPTGAWSLKTPQHLWHLEDLRRTYPDARIVWTHRDPLKVVPSVASLNTALQRANSDHTDPLAVGREWDRKLHLAVSRGMAFDAAQTERDWCQHLQYADFVANPVESVDRLYTAFGTQVSPLHRRRMEAWMRERPQDVHGRHRYDGRDFGLDRDGLRERYAAYQERFAIPEERESRVR; from the coding sequence GTGTCGGCTCCTGACGTCACGTTCCGCGATGCCGGGCTGCAGCCGCGCGTCCTGCGCGCCTGGAACCGCGTCGGCGCTCGGCTGCGTCGCATGGGTTGGGATCTGCCCCGGCTCACGCCCGAGTCGATCGTGGGCGCGGCGCGCAGCCAGGCCCGCCTCGACGACTTCGGCGACGACGGCTGGCGCGAGCCCCTCGACGTCCTCTGCGACTCGATCGAGCGCGAAGCCCAGCTCAGCAGCTTCGGACGCATCGCGCTTCGGGGACTCCTCGTCGGCAGCCTGGCCTCGCGGCTGCGCCTGATCGACTGGGCGAAGCATCACCCCGAAGTGCGCGAGGAGCGCATCGAACGTCCCTGGGTCGTCGTCGGGCTCCCGCGAACGGGGACGACCCTGCTCTCGCTCCTGCTCGGACTGGACCCGGAGATGCGTCCGCTCCTGCAGTGGGAAGCGTCGGAGCCGGTGCCGCCGCCGGACCTGGCCACCCACGCGGAAGACCCGCGGATCGCAGAATCCGCGAAGCGCTTCGGCCAGCTCGAGAACCTCAACCCGGCCGTGCGCGCCATGCATCCCTTCGGTGCCACGCTCGCCACCGAGTGCGTGACGCTCTTCAATTTCGAGCTGCGCTCCCTCGCGCTCGAAACCCAGGCCCACATGCCGTCCTACGGGCGTTGGTTGGAAGGGGCGTCGATGGCGGGCGCCTACGACCTCCACAAGCTGGCGCTCCAGGTGTTGCAGTCGCGCTATCCGACGGGGGCCTGGTCGCTGAAGACGCCCCAGCACCTCTGGCATCTCGAAGACCTGCGACGCACCTACCCCGACGCCCGTATCGTCTGGACCCACCGCGACCCGTTGAAGGTCGTCCCGTCGGTCGCGAGCTTGAACACCGCGCTGCAACGCGCGAACTCGGACCACACGGATCCGCTCGCCGTCGGTCGCGAGTGGGATCGCAAGCTCCACCTCGCGGTCTCGCGCGGGATGGCCTTCGATGCCGCCCAGACCGAACGCGACTGGTGTCAGCACCTCCAGTACGCCGACTTCGTCGCGAACCCGGTGGAGTCGGTCGACCGGCTCTACACCGCCTTCGGCACGCAGGTGAGCCCGCTCCACCGAAGACGCATGGAGGCGTGGATGCGCGAGCGACCGCAGGACGTGCACGGACGCCACCGCTACGACGGCCGCGACTTCGGTCTCGACCGCGACGGGCTGCGCGAACGCTACGCCGCCTACCAGGAGCGCTTCGCGATCCCCGAGGAGCGCGAGAGCCGCGTGCGCTAG
- a CDS encoding CoA transferase — MKPLDGIRVLDVSRVVSGPLCAWLLGALGAEVVRVEAPGGDVTWLSPPFVGPDGVHDGRRGERDLALSPLRRGRGKRSIVLDLKHPEGKRVFTALLAKSDVLVENFVPGALANLGFDDAMLRERFPRLVHCSITGYGPDGPLAGRSSLDLIVQAVSGLMAKTGFADGEPTKVGATVGDQLPAIYAALGVVAALRQRDRDGQGQKVDIAMLDTLVSLLWDEPLDHYAARGVPERYGNSDPRGAPFGLFATRDGWVALVVTSQAQWEQMATLFGRPELGPRYPDLRARVAARDAVHAVVSDWCATQTTDAAVTALHAAGVPVGPLQSAYAATADPQVAHRGALVPLHHPDAEADAASGFHGPAFPVRLSRTDTDTTPAEPLGASTDDVLRDLLELDADAIAALRDAGVLG, encoded by the coding sequence ATGAAGCCCCTCGACGGCATTCGGGTGCTCGACGTGAGTCGGGTCGTGTCGGGTCCCCTCTGCGCGTGGCTGCTGGGCGCCCTCGGCGCCGAGGTGGTCCGTGTCGAAGCGCCGGGGGGCGACGTCACCTGGCTCTCGCCTCCCTTCGTCGGGCCCGACGGGGTCCACGACGGCCGCCGCGGCGAACGCGACCTCGCGCTCTCCCCGCTGCGACGCGGACGCGGCAAGCGCAGCATCGTGCTCGATCTCAAGCACCCGGAAGGGAAGCGCGTCTTTACCGCATTGCTCGCGAAGAGCGACGTGTTGGTCGAGAACTTCGTGCCGGGAGCACTCGCGAACCTGGGCTTCGACGACGCGATGCTTCGCGAGCGCTTTCCGCGCCTCGTCCACTGCAGCATCACCGGCTACGGGCCCGACGGACCCCTCGCAGGGCGCTCGAGCCTCGACCTGATCGTGCAAGCCGTTTCGGGTCTGATGGCGAAGACCGGTTTCGCCGACGGAGAGCCCACGAAGGTCGGCGCCACTGTCGGCGATCAGCTGCCCGCGATCTACGCCGCCCTCGGCGTGGTGGCCGCCTTGCGTCAGCGCGATCGGGACGGCCAGGGGCAGAAGGTCGACATCGCGATGCTCGACACGCTGGTCAGCCTGCTCTGGGACGAGCCCCTCGACCACTACGCGGCGCGAGGCGTGCCCGAGCGCTACGGCAACAGCGATCCGCGCGGTGCGCCCTTCGGACTGTTCGCCACCCGGGATGGCTGGGTTGCGCTGGTGGTCACGTCCCAGGCGCAGTGGGAACAGATGGCGACGCTCTTCGGACGACCCGAACTCGGGCCGCGCTATCCGGACCTCCGCGCGCGGGTGGCCGCGCGCGACGCGGTCCACGCCGTGGTGTCGGACTGGTGCGCGACCCAGACCACCGACGCGGCCGTCACCGCCCTGCACGCCGCCGGCGTGCCGGTGGGCCCCTTGCAGAGCGCCTACGCGGCGACCGCGGATCCGCAGGTCGCGCATCGGGGCGCACTGGTGCCCCTGCATCACCCCGACGCCGAAGCGGATGCCGCGAGTGGGTTCCACGGTCCCGCCTTCCCGGTGCGCCTGTCACGCACCGATACCGACACGACACCGGCTGAACCGCTCGGCGCCAGCACCGACGACGTGCTGCGCGACCTGTTGGAGCTGGACGCCGACGCGATCGCGGCGCTGCGCGACGCGGGCGTACTCGGCTAG
- a CDS encoding TraB/GumN family protein — protein sequence MRRFPLLLAALLGLVLPVACATESAPAPPIETPILDVELPEPWIDFPAAPGGTYAPGTPARPGLWRAEGDRGSFFLFGSIHFGNEDLAFGPLVEEAYARSDEVVMEIDLSKVDPEQTLLLAEQYGTLEPPATLESVLTPETWALVEARFAEAGQPVEAVQGMQPWWLGFALVQGAYLSAGLIPEQGIDRQIDDRARGGAGPDAASDPKPVIGLETLESQLQTLADLPIPVQDRLLRDALDPDPDRAADPAQLVRSWQSGDTDALTDLLDPQDPELATFYEHVIYKRNEQMARRLEDLAQDGKLRFVVVGLLHLVGERGIPALLSGRGYAVSRIE from the coding sequence GTGCGGCGCTTTCCCCTCCTGCTCGCGGCCCTGCTCGGTCTGGTCCTCCCCGTGGCGTGCGCCACGGAGAGCGCGCCGGCGCCGCCCATCGAGACGCCGATCCTCGACGTCGAGCTGCCCGAGCCGTGGATCGACTTCCCGGCCGCCCCGGGTGGCACCTACGCGCCCGGGACGCCCGCGCGGCCAGGTCTCTGGCGCGCCGAAGGAGACCGCGGCTCCTTCTTCCTGTTCGGATCGATCCACTTCGGCAACGAGGACCTCGCCTTCGGCCCGCTCGTCGAAGAGGCCTATGCGCGTTCGGACGAGGTCGTGATGGAGATCGATCTCTCGAAGGTGGATCCGGAGCAGACCCTGCTGTTGGCGGAGCAGTACGGAACCCTCGAACCGCCGGCGACGCTGGAGAGCGTGCTCACGCCCGAGACCTGGGCGCTCGTCGAGGCGCGCTTCGCCGAGGCGGGCCAGCCCGTCGAAGCGGTCCAGGGCATGCAGCCCTGGTGGCTCGGCTTCGCGTTGGTCCAGGGTGCCTACCTTTCAGCCGGCCTGATCCCGGAGCAGGGCATCGACCGCCAGATCGACGACCGGGCTCGGGGGGGCGCGGGCCCCGACGCGGCCTCGGATCCGAAGCCGGTAATCGGGCTCGAGACCCTCGAATCCCAGCTGCAGACCCTCGCCGACCTGCCGATCCCGGTCCAGGATCGACTGCTGCGCGATGCGCTCGACCCGGACCCGGATCGTGCGGCGGACCCGGCCCAGCTGGTGCGTTCCTGGCAGAGCGGGGACACCGACGCACTGACCGATCTGCTCGACCCGCAAGATCCGGAACTCGCCACCTTCTACGAGCACGTCATCTACAAGCGCAACGAACAGATGGCGCGTCGACTCGAAGACCTGGCCCAGGACGGCAAGCTGCGGTTCGTCGTGGTCGGGCTGCTCCACCTGGTTGGGGAGCGCGGGATCCCGGCGCTGCTCTCGGGCCGAGGCTACGCGGTCTCGCGGATCGAGTAG
- a CDS encoding ATP-dependent 6-phosphofructokinase: protein MSKHVGILTSGGDCPGLNAAIRGFGKAAIQQHGMEVLGFLDGFRGLVRDRTLKLDLTSLSGILTDGGTILGTSRDKPHKMAVGERVLDMTDAVVETYRRHRLDCLVCLGGGGTQKNALRLAKAGLNVVTLPKTIDNDVSGTDITFGFDTARQIATEAIDRLHSTATSHNRIIVVEIMGHRAGWLTLGAGVAGGADVILIPEIPYDIDAVADAISARSRTGKHFSIVAVAEGAMSRVQQEQVQSLLEQRESARTKEERRAFSAQLDEFHDRHTDHTLELTEALEARTGQESRLTILGHLVRGGTPSAYDRLLSTRLGTAAADLVARGEAGVMTAVRGEETVAVPLSEVAGKKKLVPVDHPWLEAARRVDTCFGE, encoded by the coding sequence ATGTCGAAGCACGTGGGCATTCTCACCAGCGGCGGCGATTGCCCGGGTCTCAACGCCGCGATCCGTGGCTTCGGCAAAGCGGCGATCCAACAGCACGGGATGGAAGTGTTGGGCTTCCTCGACGGCTTCCGCGGCCTCGTGCGCGATCGCACCCTGAAGCTCGACCTCACCTCGCTGTCGGGCATCCTGACCGACGGCGGCACGATCCTCGGCACCAGCCGCGACAAGCCCCACAAGATGGCCGTGGGCGAACGCGTGCTCGACATGACCGATGCGGTCGTCGAGACCTACCGCCGCCACCGCCTCGACTGCCTGGTCTGCCTCGGCGGCGGTGGCACCCAGAAGAACGCCCTGCGCCTGGCAAAGGCCGGACTCAACGTCGTGACGTTGCCGAAGACGATCGACAACGACGTGTCGGGCACCGACATCACCTTCGGCTTCGACACCGCGCGCCAGATCGCCACCGAGGCCATCGATCGCCTCCACTCCACGGCGACCAGCCACAACCGCATCATCGTCGTCGAGATCATGGGACACCGCGCGGGCTGGCTGACCCTCGGCGCCGGCGTCGCGGGCGGCGCCGACGTAATCCTGATCCCCGAGATTCCCTACGACATCGACGCCGTCGCCGACGCCATCAGCGCGCGCAGCCGCACGGGGAAACACTTCAGCATCGTGGCGGTGGCCGAGGGAGCGATGAGCCGGGTGCAGCAGGAACAGGTGCAGTCCCTGCTCGAGCAGCGTGAGTCTGCGCGCACGAAGGAAGAACGGCGCGCCTTCTCGGCCCAGCTCGACGAGTTCCACGACCGCCACACCGACCATACCCTCGAACTCACCGAGGCCCTGGAGGCGCGCACCGGCCAGGAGTCGCGCTTGACGATCCTCGGCCACCTGGTGCGCGGCGGAACCCCGTCGGCCTACGACCGGCTGCTGTCGACCCGGCTCGGCACCGCCGCCGCAGACCTCGTCGCGCGTGGAGAGGCCGGCGTGATGACCGCCGTGCGCGGCGAGGAGACCGTCGCGGTACCCCTGTCCGAAGTAGCCGGCAAGAAGAAGCTGGTGCCGGTCGACCACCCGTGGCTCGAAGCCGCGCGGCGCGTCGACACGTGCTTCGGGGAATGA
- a CDS encoding PEP-CTERM sorting domain-containing protein — protein sequence MPRIFRFAFPWALAGALLALPAAATPVRVQWSTSDALIDAASGQALGAWTSFDVDVDLAAAGEQAYAIPSPTLQVGTSPTGPHIDYVTASADALFLLYDAATGAGRIGVDPNAGPNASILFEAFDRGPSDPGSSVETDCTYWTGPPVASCVALTLLLGNADPRVFWFEDGGVFAFPIPGKHSPQSVSVEVIPEPGTAALVGLGLLAFGWRRARHPAR from the coding sequence ATGCCGCGCATTTTCCGATTCGCGTTCCCGTGGGCGCTCGCCGGAGCGCTGCTCGCCCTGCCCGCAGCCGCGACGCCCGTGCGGGTCCAGTGGTCGACCAGCGACGCCCTGATCGACGCCGCGTCGGGGCAGGCCCTCGGCGCCTGGACGAGTTTCGACGTCGACGTCGATCTCGCGGCGGCCGGCGAGCAGGCCTATGCGATTCCCAGCCCGACCCTGCAGGTCGGCACGAGCCCCACCGGACCCCACATCGACTACGTCACCGCCAGCGCCGACGCCCTCTTCCTGCTCTACGACGCAGCCACTGGGGCCGGACGCATCGGGGTCGACCCGAACGCGGGGCCGAACGCCTCGATCCTCTTCGAAGCCTTCGACCGCGGCCCGAGCGATCCGGGCTCTTCGGTCGAGACCGACTGCACCTATTGGACCGGACCGCCGGTCGCGAGCTGCGTGGCGCTGACCCTGCTCCTCGGAAACGCGGACCCGCGTGTGTTCTGGTTCGAGGACGGTGGGGTCTTCGCGTTCCCGATCCCGGGGAAGCACTCGCCCCAGTCGGTGTCGGTCGAGGTGATTCCCGAGCCGGGCACCGCGGCGCTCGTGGGTCTGGGGTTGCTGGCGTTCGGCTGGCGACGCGCGCGTCACCCGGCGCGCTAG